From a region of the Daphnia magna isolate NIES linkage group LG1, ASM2063170v1.1, whole genome shotgun sequence genome:
- the LOC116929532 gene encoding dual serine/threonine and tyrosine protein kinase isoform X4 encodes MMDVNIKHFLFRDGTQVWVAPSFHSAENRFNGNWCSFSPSDFLSLVNQCTTPIFLYAVHGTQLSQEEKSQLKLFKQLLPSSTVIHFVLNAGTIPKQQNSTSSLVITRPNSGAGGRHRRHTSIHPDRELGSPGNFPVSEAYVKENPSPDHIMFAYEPISEIGFSTRECVGFADGGIQSTVDELTCGVTSCLPFVRSVLQNQLLQSAKILNECHNQMLSNFILSAFDWARQVQVTPLRLEYVKQKEGELFNRLLAFANKKQEEIRLLISQTMVEMRDELIHAAIDYDIFREDHSSVDYHQLRKSTEEIQNLVLALLNKTIAEKLTSSVLSLRETYLGTLQRCLSSLEKAHQHDTHDADKMAEQDSYSDTQRASESLKQIINAAYQVQLNVKSSASFVHSMWERLHQFLRSLTLPKADTLSATSSGSGSWSTSSDQSPMTPTEWKTQVAVDLLDSLSDNRLARVICSQFRDRLRQAHVAFLDSLRELESVHTGRLEKNEELFLRLRKILVPRVARLALESTSLKDMILYGMPQLGRELGRGQYGVVYACDSWGPVAEKGIRCAVKSVVPPDDKHWNDLAMEFHYSRMVPPHDRIVSLIGSVIDHSYGGGASPAVLLIMERMNRDLHTALKMSLTWPKRLRVSIDVVEGIRFLHSQGLVHRDIKLKNVLLDPEDRAKITDLGFCKPEAMMSGSIVGTPIHMAPELFTGHYDSSVDVYAFGILFWYICAGHTKLPYAFEQCQNKDQLWQCVRRGTRPERLPCFDDACWTLMEDCWAKDPNQRPLLGFVYARLEAIFLSHCHGRIVDTGSIVIQREHPPDSLSSSPYIQIDLEPCQ; translated from the exons ATGATGGATGTCAatataaaacattttctttttcgtgatGGTACCCAAGTCTGGGTTGCACCATCCTTTCACTCTGCTG AAAACAGGTTTAATGGAAATTGGTGCTCCTTCAGCCCAAGTGATTTTCTATCACTGGTGAACCAATGTACCACACCAATATTTTTATATGCTGTCCATGGAACACAGTTAAGTCAGGAAGAAAAATCTCAATTGAAACTATTCAAACAGCTTCTCCCTTCTTCAACTGTAATTCACTTCGTTTTGAACGCTGGTACAATCCCG AAGCAACAAAATTCAACTAGCTCGTTAGTCATAACTCGGCCCAACAGTGGTGCAGGAGGCCGTCACAGAAGGCATACAAGTATTCATCCTGACAGGGAACTCGGCTCTCCAGGCAATTTTCCTGTTAGTGAAGCTTACGTGAAAGAAAATCCTTCTCCAGATCATATCATGTTTGCGTACGAACCAATCAGCGAAATAGGCTTTTCTACAAGAGAATGCG TAGGCTTTGCAGATGGTGGAATTCAGAGTACTGTTGATGAATTGACTTGCGGAGTTACTTCCTGTCTACCGTTTGTGAGGAGCGTCCTGCAGAATCAGCTTCTACAATCGGCTAAAATACTTAATGAG TGTCACAACCAAATGCTGAGTAATTTCATTTTATCGGCGTTCGATTGGGCACGTCAAGTTCAAGTAACACCTCTAAGATTAGAATATGTGAAGCAAAAGGAAGGTGAATTGTTCAACAGGCTCTTGGCATTCGCCAATAAGAAACAGGAAGAAATACGCTTGCTTATTTCCCAAACTATGGTTGAAATGAGAGACGAGCTTATACATGCAGCTATCGATTACGATATATTTC GTGAAGATCATTCAAGCGTTGACTACCATCAGCTTCGAAAATCTAcagaagaaattcaaaatcttGTACTAGCCCTGTTGAACAAGACAATTGCAGAGAAACTCACGAGTTCAGTTTTAAGTCTAAGAGAAACCTATCTCGGCACACTTCAACG ATGTCTTAGTTCACTGGAGAAGGCCCATCAGCATGATACTCATGATGCTGATAAAATGGCAGAGCAAGACAGCTATTCAGACACACAAAGAGCAAGTGAATCTCTAAAACAG ATAATCAATGCAGCGTATCAAGTTCAGTTAAACGTAAAATCATCTGCCTCTTTTGTGCACTCAATGTGGGAGCGTCTTCATCAGTTCTTGCGCTCCCTGACTCTACCAAAGGCAGATACCCTATCTGCCACGAGTTCCGGATCCGGCTCGTGGAGTACCTCTTCAGACCAAAGCCCCATGACACCTACCGAATGGAAGACTCAGGTCGCCGTTGATCTTTTAGATTCGCTGAGTGATAATCGACTGGCGCGTGTAATTTGCTCCCAG ttCCGAGACCGACTTCGACAAGCCCATGTAGCTTTTCTTGATTCACTGAGGGAATTAGAATCGGTTCACACTGGCCGCCTCGAAAAGAATGAAGAACTATTTTTGCGGTTGCGAAAAATTCTTGTTCCTCGTGTAGCCAGATTGGCTTTGGAATCTACGTCACTTAAAGACATGATACTCTATG GCATGCCGCAGCTCGGTAGAGAACTCGGTCGTGGACAGTATGGAGTAGTGTATGCCTGTGATAGTTGGGGACCAGTCGCGGAAAAAGGGATCAGATGCGCTGTAAAGTCAGTTGTCCCACCTGACGATAAACATTGGAATGATCTCGCAATGGAATTCCATTACTCTCG CATGGTGCCACCTCATGACCGCATCGTTAGTTTGATCGGGTCGGTCATTGATCATTCTTACGGAGGGGGGGCGTCACCAGCGGTACTTCTTATAATGGAAAG AATGAATAGAGACCTCCACACCGCTTTGAAGATGAGTTTAACTTGGCCGAAAAGGCTTCGGGTTTCAATTGACGTCGTTGAGGGGATCCGTTTTCTACATTCTCAG GGTTTAGTTCATCGAGATATCAAACTAAAGAACGTCTTGTTGGACCCAGAAGATCGTGCCAAAATTACTGACCTCGGATTTTGCAAACCTGAAGCGATGATGTCAG GATCCATCGTTGGAACCCCGATTCACATGGCCCCAGAATTGTTTACTGGGCACTACGATTCCAGCGTTGATGTCTACGCATTCGGCATCTTATTCTGGTACATCTGTGCTGGCCATACGAAACTCCCATATGCTTTTGAACAGTGTCAGAATAAAGACCAGTTGTGGCAGTGTGTCCGCAGAG GCACTCGCCCGGAAAGATTGCCTTGCTTTGACGATGCTTGTTGGACGCTCATGGAAGATTGTTGGGCCAAAGACCCAAATCAACGTCCCTTGCTTGGTTTTGTCTACGCAAGACTTGAAGCTATCTTTCTGTCACATTGTCATGGAAGAATTGTTGACACGG GAAGCATAGTGATACAAAGGGAACATCCTCCTGATAGTCTGTCTTCAAGTCCCTATATACAGATAGATTTAGAGCCTTGCCAATGA